In the Pygocentrus nattereri isolate fPygNat1 chromosome 19, fPygNat1.pri, whole genome shotgun sequence genome, one interval contains:
- the fitm1l gene encoding fat storage-inducing transmembrane protein 1 isoform X2, with protein MFLNSLLVVTTDLAAALLGNALFRRHFHLLLSAVIMFGPLLNLWVSQYSIFAKRSHFLYRIFLRSGWGWTCVFVGSFNFLLSYSVRRSLILTLRHLSRLAVTGTLWLGFQKVLNLLENATGSCYEPLSVAPELASGANEAE; from the exons ATGTTTCTGAACTCTTTACTTGTGGTTACAACTGACCTTGCAGCTGCTCTGCTGGGAAATGCCTTATTTCGTCGgcattttcatttgttgttGTCAGCTGTGATCATGTTTGGACCCTTACTGAACTTATGGGTATCTCAATATAGTATTTTTGCAAAGaggagccattttctttacag GATTTTTCTCCGCTCAGGCTGGGGCTGGACCTGTGTGTTTGTTGGCTCTTTCAACTTCCTTCTGTCTTATTCTGTCCGGCGCTCCCTCATACTTACGCTGCGACACCTGTCGCGTCTGGCTGTAACAGGTACGCTGTGGTTGGGATTCCAGAAGGTGCTCAATCTGTTGGAGAATGCCACAGGGAGTTGCTATGAACCTCTCAGTGTGGCTCCTGAGCTTGCTTCAGGAGCTAATGAAGCAG AATGA
- the fitm1l gene encoding fat storage-inducing transmembrane protein 1 isoform X1, producing the protein MFLNSLLVVTTDLAAALLGNALFRRHFHLLLSAVIMFGPLLNLWVSQYSIFAKRSHFLYRIFLRSGWGWTCVFVGSFNFLLSYSVRRSLILTLRHLSRLAVTGTLWLGFQKVLNLLENATGSCYEPLSVAPELASGANEAGQPLLLLREGETKAICISSGMLWRGYEVSEDIFLLCLCCLLLAEETAVFGPYLNLGGTSGAPLRILFLFCVLLLSLWLFLLFCLLAYFPQFPTQLLGGALGCLSWRVTYQGWYHLGPSWYCPGRPGVGLLTT; encoded by the exons ATGTTTCTGAACTCTTTACTTGTGGTTACAACTGACCTTGCAGCTGCTCTGCTGGGAAATGCCTTATTTCGTCGgcattttcatttgttgttGTCAGCTGTGATCATGTTTGGACCCTTACTGAACTTATGGGTATCTCAATATAGTATTTTTGCAAAGaggagccattttctttacag GATTTTTCTCCGCTCAGGCTGGGGCTGGACCTGTGTGTTTGTTGGCTCTTTCAACTTCCTTCTGTCTTATTCTGTCCGGCGCTCCCTCATACTTACGCTGCGACACCTGTCGCGTCTGGCTGTAACAGGTACGCTGTGGTTGGGATTCCAGAAGGTGCTCAATCTGTTGGAGAATGCCACAGGGAGTTGCTATGAACCTCTCAGTGTGGCTCCTGAGCTTGCTTCAGGAGCTAATGAAGCAGGTCAGCCATTATTGCTTTTACGGGAAGGCGAGACAAAAGCTATCTGCATAAGCTCTGGCATGCTGTGGCGTGGCTATGAGGTCTCTGAGGACATCTTTCTGCTTTGCCTGTGCTGCCTATTGCTGGCTGAGGAAACAGCAGTGTTTGGGCCCTATTTAAACCTGGGTGGGACCTCTGGAGCACCCCTACGCATTCTCTTCCTGTTCTGTGTCCTGCTGCTGAGTCTCTGGTTATTCCTGCTTTTTTGCCTGCTGGCTTACTTCCCACAATTCCCAACCCAGCTCCTGGGGGGTGCTCTGGGTTGTCTAAGCTGGAGGGTGACATATCAAGGCTGGTACCACTTGGGACCAAGCTGGTACTGTCCTGGAAGGCCTGGagtggggctcctaacaacatAG